The DNA sequence ctctgtgtctgtctctacTGATGGCCCTGTGGTCTCCTCTATCTGGACaaccaggagcagagagaggagacgccatgacccccaccctcagggccctgctctgcctcggtgagatgggaggagagggaggggaagcccTGATATGGGGAGGGGAAGCCCCAATTGCACcacagccaggccctggccaATCAGGACCTCAGGACTCAGAGGTGCATGAGGATAAGGGTGCTGCTCAGGGTTCAGGGCAAACCTCTCACAGGGACTCTCTTCCAGGGCTGAGTGTGGGCCTCAGGACCCCAGTGCAGGCAGGTGAGTCCATCCCTAGGTGTCCCAGGTCCCATTCCTTATAGGGGATTTGGGGCCACAAGTTAGGCATCTGGGGATGGAGAAAAGCAGATTGGGGTTCATGGATGGGGGACATCTCTGAGTTTTGAAGCTGAGAGCTAGGAACTGGGAGTGGGagaatgtcttcatttttatttttttatttttttagaactgAAAGCATTGgtacttttattgttttaagagcTGAAAcgataaaacttttatttatttatttttaataagtttatCTTTgctgttgaaattattacagatgtctctctttccctccccacatGGACCCCCTCATCCTGGGCCCATCCCGGGCCTTCACCACAGTATTGGGAAATGTCTTCTGATCCTGGCACTGGTTTCCTTCCTGGAACCCTCCCCAAACCCATCATCTGggctgagccaggccctgtgATCCCAGCGGGGAGCCCCATGACCATCTGGTGTCAGGCGACCCTGGAGGTCACGGTGTTTTGTCTGGATAAGGAGAGAAGCCCAGAGCCCTGGGAGAGAAAATCCCCACGGAAGCCCAGGGACAAAGCCAAGTTCCATATCACACACATGTCCCAGCATTATGCAGGGGTCTATTCCTGTCACTACCACAGCCCTGCTGGCTGGTCCGAGCGCAGTGACCCCCTGGAGCTCCTGGTCTCAGGTGAGTCCCATCTGGATCCCATCCATGGATTGAGACACCAGCCAGGTTATTGAGATATTTGCCATGAGGGGACGCCAAGGGAGAAAATCGGGTGAGGAGACACAAGGGTTTCTGAGCCAGAGACACCCACATAGAGACAGTGAGacctgggggccaggccaggagaaGGGGTTTATGGGAGGCGCAGCCCCTGTAATTCAAGTCTGGTCTCCACAGGTGAGTCTGGGAAGCCCTCCCTCCTGACCCAGCAGGGCCCCATCGTGGCCTCTGGACAGAGCCTGACCTTccagtgtctctctcatgttggcTATGACAGATTTGCTCTGCACAAGGAGGGGGGACGGgacctcccccagagccttgtcctgaagccccaggctgggctctctcaGGCCCACTTCCCCCTGGGCACTGTGAGCAGCTCCCACGGGGGCCGGTACAGATGCTACGGTGGATACAACCTCTCCTCTGAGTGGTCGACCCCCAGAGACCCCCTGGACATCCTGGTAGCAAGTGAGGAGCCAGTGGGCTCAGTCAGGGACCCAGACTCCGCACAGGCACTGCTGGGGTCTCAGGTGGTGAGGCCAGAATGAAAGTACAGGGTcctagggaggaagagagacagagagagacagtggttgggaggagaggggaagactCAGAGATaatagagacagacagagaggagggTCCTCAGAGAGAAGCCTGGTGACTCTCAGGGCAGAACAGGTGGGCAGgcagccctcaccctccctccttctctctaggACAGCTGCCTGACAGACCCTCCCTCTCggtgcagccaggccccagggtggcctCAGGAGAGAACGTGACCCTGCTGTGTCAGTCACAGAGCCCGAGGGACACATTCCTTCTGGCCAaggagggggcagccgatccCCCCCTGCATCTGAGATCAAAGCACGGAGCTCAGCAGTTCCAGGCAGAGTTCTCCATGAGTCCAATGACCTCAGCCCATGGGGGTACCTACAGGTGCTACAGCTCACGCAGCTCCTACCCTTACCTACTGTCACTCCCCAGTGAGCCCCTGGAGCTGCTGGTCTCAGGTGAGGAACGCATGTTTCCACTCTTATTTGTTTCTGACCCTCAAAAACCCCTGGACACCAAACGCTCATCCATGGATCCAGGACCCTCATCTGAGGATGAACCGAAGACTAATTTTCAAGAGATCAAGTTTAGCTTGGGCTATTGCTCCAGAGAGATCAGAGGCCAAGAAAAAGCTAAACTTCAACAGTTTTTTGAACATGTTCACTCTAAGACGTGGCATCTGGTGTGGCCaaatcccaccccccccccttttaaagaCCCCACACCTAAGTCTAAGAGTGAGGAAATCAGACACACTAGGGTTGCCACCTACCTAAACAAGATGTTTGTATGCGATGTTTGTGAGTAGGGAGATATAATAATGTTCATCCCGAGTCCATGCTGGGCTGAAAGGCTTCCAGCTCCTCACACTATCTGGTTTTCTGATTCTCAGGGGATCCTGTTAATATTACCCCATCAGTGCAGACCCCAAATTCCACAAGTGGTAAGTAACCACACATGTTTACCTTGGGGACTGGGAAGTTCCATGGACAGAGGAGCCTACACATCTGATCTGGTGCTGATTTGAGTGTGACTCGCCCTACCCTCCATGACCACTTTCTCCCATTATctccaggcccccaggcctcAGACTACACAGTGGAGAATCTCATTGCCATGGGCCTGTCTGGATTGATCCTGGGGGTGCTAGGTGTGTTGGTGTTTCATGCGTGGTACAGCGAGAGAAGGTCTCCAGGGATAAACTGAAGATGGAGCGCACCCATTCCTCAGGCATGGTGCCACAACCTTAGACCCAAACCACAGAGGCCAGGTTGTGAGGGCAAAGAAGGTACTGAAAGCTGGAGACACAAGCTGTGCGAACTCTGTGCTGAGGacctaaaggaaataaaacagtattGTTAGTGCTGGAGGTGATGACAGTGGCTGGGAATATTCCTCGTGGGAGACTCCTCCACCATGACCCTTGCCCTTGCATTGCCCTCTCCTCAGTGTTTGGCTGCTCTTATCCCCCATCTCCATGACCCAATGTTATGTCCACATGAATAGATTATGTTCATAACTCCGCTCTGTCTCATGCTTGTTCCTACACTGTATTGCACATGTTGTCTTTATCACACCTACATTCCCTGGTGTGAGTTGCTCTGTGCCTTGAACTCTAAGTGCAGAGACTCAGGTAATGTGGTTGAGGAACTAGATCAATGAACTAATGTTTACATCCAGCCCGGAGGGTGCAAGCTGAGAATGACACCCCAGGACCATGTCTGGATTCTGCAGGTTCCTTTCTCTTCACCTGGTGCTTCTCGTATGGCTCCTCCCGCAACATCAGTGCTTGGAATCCACACTATCCTGTGTGGCCTCATGCAAGTGACAGCCCGTCTGTGAGCCTGTCTTGCCTTCCTGTGAAGCTGGTAGCGATGATGGCTCCTACGTGGCTGTGGTGCCAATGAAATGAGATTGTGAATTGTAGGACAATAAAcccatgtttgtttgttgttgctgtttgttttcattttgatattAACTGCTGGAGAGAGGATGGAGCAGATAGCATCTCACACACTACTGGCAAGTGTACAGATTGTTTCTGCCAATTTGgggaatgttttgtttttttgagagagtaATTTTCAGGTATGATAATCctcatcatcatcctcatcatgACCTTCATGGTCATCAtctcatcattatcatcatcaccatcactataaCCATTATGAGCATCACCATTACCAGCATCATTactataatcatcatcatcatcaaacttgggacctttctgtccacagggcaacgctctatccactgagccaaactggttagggcaggacaATGCTTCTTGAGTGGTGCTCTACCCCAAAATGCATAATCTGAATCTGAGCATGAGTTACCATTGGACAAATCTCTTTCACGTCTATTATAGCTTCTTTCTCACCAGAGCCATCCCCTGCCCATCAACCCCTGGTCATCTCTACTCAACAACCCTTCTATGACCAGTGCCTGTAAGAAGAAGCCCGTTGCTTTATCTAAGCTTAATTCAAGTGAAATCTGGGAGGATCTGGAGACACACACAGCCCCTGCAGTGTGGGGAGACATAATGCCTTGGGCAGAGACCAAGGCAATGTCCTTCCCTACACCCAACGGTCACTCCATGGTGTGTTAGGAACAGTGCCTAGAATACAGAACTTGGGGTTTACAAAAGGCAGAACTTGTTTTCTGAAAAAGGAGAAGTCATGCATCTTATTTGGGATGGTAACAGAGACTGGCCTGTGGCGAAATAGCTGTTTTGCTTCCCTTTAACAGGTCAGTGTTGAAACATGGGCCGGGAGCGATGGATGCCTACCCACGACATCCTCTTAGTAAGCGTGACCTTCCAGGCCCTGTCCTCTCATCCCTCTCCACAGCGTGGGCGGGCTAGGAAAATCCCCGTAATTCTGAAACTCACCCCCCTGGTCTGCCATATTCTGTGGGGAAGAAAAGTTGAGTCCTAGTTTATTATTATCACTTCGTAGTTTTAGAAAAAGCCCCGGATTTCACTTCAAAATCCTCTCTAATTGGTCTTTTTGCATTGGTGtgttattgatttattatttcttcacAAGTATTTTGAAATTAAGGCTTGGTAACAAAGTTGTCCATAATCAACAGTTGACTATTGGCACCATGTCACCTTCATTAGTCTTCTCATTGGTGTGTTACCAATCTATTATCCATTAGTAAGTGTTCTTAAGTTAAGCATTGGTGATCAATTAAGCAACGTTTAATCACTTAATGGATTTATTGGCTATTCGAATGTTCATCTGTTGAATTTTATGAGCTGGAGCACAGTGTAAGAAGTGCTGATGATTCCACAAGGAGAAGATGTGGCTTACAATCCCATGGGCCATCTTATTGGCTTAACTTCTTTTGCCTACAAAATCACTACAACAAATTGTGAGACACACTCCTTAGCCAATCAGGGACAATCCTTTATTTAGGCAGGGGAGAGACATCGGACATGTAGGTAGTATAAACTTGGTTTAAAATGCAAAGGTGGTCGCTTACTTGAAGGTCCTGGACACCAGGCGAGACGATGATGCTGGGATCCGCAGGGGATAGCAAGCTCTTATGGGGCATGGGGAGTGTCCAGGAGAGGGTCAAGGTGAGATGGGAGCGGACATTCACCAAGAGAGGCAGATGGGAAGTCACCGAGCAGGAATTTCTTAGTGGGATAACCAGAGATGCGGACTTCTTTCCAAGTGCCTGTGTCTCcaggaaagagaaagatttaTGCACATTCACGTTCTGGAAAATACTTTGGAAGTTGAGAATGGAGGGGGTCACCATTCTCTGTGTTTGGGCTTTTCATTTCCTGGTCATTGAGTCTCCCCTCATTTAAAAACTATgtcattatctttaaaaatatatatatatagagagagagagaagcatcgatcagacaattaaacctcagaggaaaggtaggggagagtaggggtaagggggagaaaacaaccaaaggacttgtatgcatgcatataagcctaaccaatggacacagacaacaggggggtgagggcatgagttggggtggggtgggggagataatggggaaataaggacacatatgcaacaccttaatcaataaagaaatttatatatatatatatatatatatatatatatatatatatattgagttcaaagagggagagggagagaaacattaatgatgagagagaatcattgatcagctgcctcccgaaaGCCTCCTACCGGGGGCTGAGCCTGCAACaagggcttgtgccctgacccggaatcaaaccatgaccacctggttcatagttaagacgctcagccactgagccatgctggttgggcatTATCACCCTTTTTACTGGTAAAATAGTAACCTGTAATTCCTGTAATTTCCTGCAGATTCTTTTCTACTGATTGTTGACCTAGCCATTCTGTTAAATATTCAATTACTCCTGGTTATCTCCAAACCACTAGCACCTGCCAGTCAGAGTGGAGGCTTAAACAGGTGAGGTGATAAATGCAGATTGCCTGGGTCTCTGAACCTGCCCTGTAGCTATTTTTCTAGTTCTGGAATTCCCCAGTGGTATGGACATCCTCAACACCCGAGCTGTGGAGTAAGAGATACAATGGAGGaaaggccgggggtggggtggacgGCACTGGAGATGACCTTTTCACCTGGTAGGGCTGCACATATTTGTGCCCCCACCAAGGATTTGGAAGACACAGGTACCAGGATTCCATCCACATCCCCATGTGACTCCCTGAGGAATCTGGCTTCTGCTGAGGACAAATGGACCTTGAAGAATTGCAGTGGGTTCTTATGTACCAGGTGATGATTTTAATTTCTGCCTCAACTGAGTCTTCATTACTGGAAaaaacacccccaccccaaaccctggACATTTCCTGGTGTACAGCTATTCATCTGGTAAAAATGGACCCTCTCTGGGTCTATCTCTAACGGCTACAAGGTCAGTCTGCTTCTGCGTGTCACGGCCAACAACGCACTCAGCTGCCCTCCTCTAGGAGAGAGGAACTCTCCAGACCCCTAATCTAGGCTGCAGGGACCAGGATTGCCCCTCCATTGGGCAGGACACCCCACAGGTCCATTACGTACTATGTGGATTGGACCTGCAGAAACAGGAAATAAGCAACCATCCAGGCCCTTTGTAAGACCGATGTGTTCCAGAGTGTGGGAAAGGGATCTGCCCACGTCTCAGGCCTTGCTGCCCGGGTGTAATTCCTAGGACTCCAGTTCCCCAAGGCACGTTGAGGTAGCCCATCCATGGTGGGGACTCAGCTCCATCCGACCCTCTTGTGAACGAGGAGCAAACTCAGTTCCTGGTGGACCTTCTTTGGAAGTTGGAGACAATATATTACTCCTTGGGCATGTCACCTCCACCCACGTATGAGCATCTTGAGAGGCTGCTGGTTTTGGGTGGGGCCCCGAACAAGA is a window from the Eptesicus fuscus isolate TK198812 chromosome 21, DD_ASM_mEF_20220401, whole genome shotgun sequence genome containing:
- the LOC129147616 gene encoding leukocyte immunoglobulin-like receptor subfamily A member 6, whose product is MTPTLRALLCLGLSVGLRTPVQAGTLPKPIIWAEPGPVIPAGSPMTIWCQATLEVTVFCLDKERSPEPWERKSPRKPRDKAKFHITHMSQHYAGVYSCHYHSPAGWSERSDPLDLVSTGESGKPSLLTQQGPIVASGQSLTFQCLSHVGYDRFALHKEGGRDLPQSLVLKPQAGLSQAHFPLGTVSSSHGGRYRCYGGYNLSSEWSTPRDPLDILVARQLPDRPSLSVQPGPRVASGENVTLLCQSQSPRDTFLLAKEGAADPPLHLRSKHGAQQFQAEFSMSPMTSAHGGTYRCYSSRSSYPYLLSLPSEPLELLVSGDPVNITPSVQTPNSTSGPQASDYTVENLIAMGLSGLILGVLGVLVFHAWYSERRSPGIN